The genomic DNA GAGCGTGTGGTTGTTCAGGGGGTACTTGTGTGCTGGAGATAGACAGGGAGAggctggctgctgctgttggCTGCCCGGTTGGGATTGAAGGAAGGCAGCGGAGTGACTGGTGCTGCGCGTGGAGGTGTAGAGCTTGTGAGGGGCTGTGCAGGTGTGAGTTGCAGGTGTTGTGTGCTTCATCTGTGATTTGGAGGAAGGCAAGGGAGAGGTCTCTGCAGATTTGGTGTCGGTTTGCTGCTACTAGTGGAGATTAAGCGTTTGAAGCAGAGAAATTGTAGTTGCAGCTGAACAATGGGGGAAAATCAGGGCATTGAGCAGGTCCTAGGGAAACTGGTGGAACTGCTTACAACAAAGAAGGATGAGGCTCCATCTTCTAGCAAGGAAATTGTGCCACACATGGATGCAGTCCAGAAGTTGGAATTGCCACCAATTGACATCAAGTTGGAAGGcataaaaaattatttggctTGGTCTAGACGGGCATTGTTGTTTTTGAAGGCTAAGAAGCTTGAGAGCTATATTAATGGGGAAATGGCCGAGCCAAAGGATAAATCAAGTAATGAATGGAAAAACTGGGATGCTACTAACTCTCTGGTGGCTGTTTGGTTATTAAGTTCAATGTCTCCAACAATTGCCGCATCTGTAGATACTATCACTAGTGCTTCTGGAATGTGGGAAGCTGTATCAAAAATGTACTCAGGCAGTGGGAATGTTATGTTAATGGCAGAAACAGAAGATAGAATCTATCATCTGAAACAGGGAGAGTTGCCTCTAATGGCTTATGTTGCTGAGTTGAAGCGATTATGGGCTGATCTAGATCACTACGAGCCTATTGAGTTACCACACCCAGAATGTGTGGCATGGGTGAAGAAGTATGTGGAAAAAAGGAGAGTTCTTCAGTTTTTGAGAGGATTAAGCTCAGAATTTGAGGGAAGGCGTGCTGCTATGTTCCATCAATCTAGTCTTCCTAGCCTGGAGGAAGCCATAGCTGCTATGGCACAAGAAGAGAGTAGGCTGAAAGTAATGAAAGGGAATGCTCCATCTCTGCCTCAGCCAGCGTTTGTGGTGGCAGAATCACATGAAACCAGAATATGCTATAATTGTGGTGAGAGAGGTCATCTGAGTCGTATTTGCCCTCAACCACAAAGGTCTCATCGTGGAAGGGGGAGAGGTAGTGATAGAGGTACATCGAGGGGAGGTGGATACCGTGGGGGAAGGAGAGGCTATAGAGCTAACTTTGCTATGCCTGAGGAAACTGCATCAGATTTGGTCACAATTCCAGTTGCAGAGTTAGAAGAGTTGAAGAAGCTAAGAGAGAACAAGAGTAACTCAAAATATGATGATCAAAGAGCAGTGTCAACCTCATTTGGTAATGTTGCCAATCTTGTTCATTCTGATTCAGGTATGAGGAACAATGCTTTGGTAACCACAAAAAAACTTAATTCGAGTTGGATATTAGATTCGGGTGCATCCAAACATGTCACGGGCACGCCAAATGAATTTGCATCATATATACCATATCCACATTCTTATAAAGAGACAATTCAAACCGCCGATGGAACATCCCAACCCATCAGAGGGGTTGGCACGGTGAAATGCACTCCATCCATAACATTATCATCAGTGTTATATGTTCCTTCCTTTCCAGTTAATTTGGTCTCAATAAGTTCATTAGTTGATCAGATGGACTGTCGGGTTTCCCTTGATCGTGAAAATTGTCTAATTCAGGAAAGGAAGACTGGAAAGAGACTTGGGACTGGAGTTCGAAATAATGGACTCTGGTTTCTTGATAGAAGGAAGACCGATGAAGCAATATGTCTAGCTCTCACAACAGTAGCTAGTGAAGAGGAGGCGAAGGTAATGCTTTTGCACTGTCGGTTGGGGCATATATCTTTTGATGTTATGAGTAGAATGTTTCATGATGAAATGTGCAAGGTAGACAAACGAAAATTAGTATGTGATGCTTGTGAATTTGGGAAACACACGAGAGCCTCCTACGTGAGTAGAGGACTACGGAGTGTGAATCCTTTCATGTTGATCCACTCAGATGTGTGGACTTCTCCTGTTGTTTCAGTGAGTGGAATGAAATATTTTGTTACCTTCATTGATTGTTATTCCCGTTTCACATGGTTATATCTTATGAAGCACAAAAGTGAGGTATTAAATTGTTTTAAGGACTTCTATGCATGTGTAAGGAATCAGTTCAATACTCATGTTCAAATTATTAGAACTGATAATGGGACAGAATATTTGAATAATGAATTTAGAACCTTTCTTTCTAAAGAAGGGATATTACACCAGACATCTTGTCCTGATACACCCCCACAAAATGGAGTAGCAGAAAGAAAGAATCGCCATCTACTAGAGGTGACCAGGTCACTCATGTACACAATGAATGTACCTAAGTTCTTATGGAGTGAAGCGGTTATGACCGCGACTCATCTTATTAACCGCATGCCATCAAGAGTGCTTGGTATGAAAACTCCATGTGAAATGCTCTTCGGGAAAAATGAATTTATTGTTGCACCAAAAGTTTTTGGATGCACTTGCTTTGTGAGGGATCACAGACCTTCTGTAGGGAAATTGGATCCCCAAGCTATCAAATGTATATTTGTTGGGTACTCATGTGGGCAAAAAGGATATAAATGTTGGAGCCCATCTGAACATCGTATGTTTGTGAGTATGGATGTCACTTTTAGAGAATCAATTCCTTTTTATGGAGAAAGATCAGATCTGAGTGATCTATTTGCTATACTTGAATCTCCTAGTGTGGATGAAGTTACTCGTGAGGGGGAGAGTAAGAATGTTCAGAGTGACTCAGTTGAGAAACAATCAAAAATAGAAGGAGTGATAAGTACTTCAGCTTCTCAGGAAATGAGAGTGGAAGGGGTTAATAATGAATCAATCTCTTCTCAAGATAGGAACTTTGAAGATGGGAGGCAACATGATAGATATTTTTCAAAGGTATATACAAGAAGGGAGTATAGATCTCCGGCAGAGGCAACAGAGGTGGCACCACCACCTCCAATACATGACAGTACCCAGGAGATAATTAATGTGCCTTCATCACCGGAAGTTGAGCTTGATCATCCTTTATCAGATGACTTGCCCATTGCATTGCGAAAATCTACACGGATTAATGCAGGAGTGCCTCGGCCAAGGTATGGATTTGAGGATGATATTAGTAACTATGTTTCATATGCTTCTTTATCCCCTTCATATAAATCATTTCTAGCCTCATTGCAATTAGTGCAAATTCCTAAAGATTGGAAGGAAGCAAAACATAATCCAAAATGGAAAGAGgccatgcttgaagaattagcTGCTCTAGAAAAGAACAAAACTTGGGATCTTGTACCTCTCCCTATAGGTAAGAAGGTTGTCGGTTGCAAATGGGTATTTACAGTAAAACAAAATCCTGATGGGAAAGTAGAGAGGTACAAAGCTAGACTAGTTGCAAAAGGGTATTGTCAGACTTATGGAATTGATTACGATGAGACGTTCGCACCAGTTGCAAAAATGAGCACAGTGAGGACATTAATCTCTTGTGCAGTTGTTTATGATTGGCCATTATATCAGTTAGATATTAAAAATGCTTTCTTGCATGGAGATCTCCGAGAGGAAGTCTATATGGAAATTCCACCAGGATTTGCTACTGATCAGACTAAGGGCAAAGTGTTGAAGTTGAAGAAGTCATTGTATGGTTTAAAGCAGTCACCAAGGGCTTGGTTTGATCGATTAAGGCGAGCAATGTGTAACATGGGATACAAACAGTGCAATAGTGATCACACTGTGTTTTATCATCATTCTAGAGGTCATGTCACTATTCTTGCAGTGTATGTGGATGATATGATTATCACTGGTGATGACACTTTGGAGATAACTCGACTAAAGAGGAATCTAAGCAAGGAATTTGAAGTGAAGGATTTGGGACAACTTCGATATTTTCTGGGCATTGAAATAGCAAGATCTCCTAGGGGAATTGTTCTTTCACAGCGCAGATATGTACTTGATCTGCTAGATGAAACAGGTATGCTTGGATGTCGCCCAGCTTCTACCCCTATTGAACAAAATCACAAGATATGTGCAGAATATGGAGACCCTGTAGACAAAGAAAGATATCAGAGACTTGTGGGACGGTTGATCTATTTATGTCATACAAGACCTGATATAACGTATGCTGTAAGTATTGTGAGTCGCTATATGCATGACCCAAGAAGCGGCCATTTGGATGCGGTCTACAGGATCTTGCGATACTTGAAAAGTAGTCCAGGAAAGGGGTTATGGTTCAAGAGAAATGGCCATTTAGAAGTGGAAGGTTATTGTGATGCAGACTGGGCTAGTTGTCTTGATGATAGAAGATCGACATCTGGTTACTGCACCTTTGTTGGGGGAAATCTAGTGGCATGGAGAAGCAAAAAACAACCAGTAGTATCTCGATCAACTGCAGAAGCAGAGTTCAGAGCTATGTCAGTATGCCTTAGTGAGATGTTATGGGTGAAAAACTTGTTATCTGAACTAAAACTAATGAAAGGCACTCTGAAACTTTGGTGCGACAATAAGTCAGCGCTTAGCATTGCAACCAATCCTGTTCAGCATGACAGAACCAAGCATGTGGACATCGATCGCTTCTTTATCAAGAAACGATTGGATGATGGGACTCTTAAGTTGGATTTTGTGACTTCAAGCGAACAGGTAGCAGACTGTTTAACAAAGGGATTAGGAGTTAAAGATTGTGTATTAGCCTGTAGCAAGATGGGGATGATAGATATTTATCACCCatcttgagggggagtgttgatgTATGTGTATAAGAGAGTGTGTGTAATTGTGTAATCTTGGAAGGACTAAATTGTAAAAGGTACACAAATATATGGAAAGGAACCGAGAGGGATCGTTGTGTGTGGCTCCAGAAATTTCCCCAAATCACTCGACTCTACAGTATCTGTCGTAGTCCTTGTCCCCAGTTTGAAACAACAAATTCACAAGCCCAattattttctcaaaaaattccttgATTTTTGATTGGGTGTTTTCCAGGACCCACATAATGAATCCAGGAGCGGTAGAGCTTTCCTTATTAGTCTCCTTGGCTGAACAGGAGCGGTAGAGCTTTCCTTATTAGTCTCCTTGGCTGAAAAGAGAGATAAGTTGCATCAGATAAAGATCCACCCAGGAGTCCCACATAACTAAATGGGTGGGCAGGCTGCTGATAACTAAAAACAGATTAACATGGGATGAACATGGAATGAAAAGATGATACAGATTCATCCAACgtaaaaataaaaagatgatGCAAATTTATCCAACGTATTAAGAAAAACTCCAACTTCTAAATGGATTATTTTATTTGTGCGTTTTAACAATGATCTTTTAATGATGCTGAATTAGCTAGATGTTTGGTTACCCATACCAAGATACAAAAGGCAGAATCTGTCACATACCATCTTCGAAGGATCTCTAGAATTCTTGTACCACCTCGTTATTCGTCACAGCTTGCCATACAGCCTTGTCAGTTGACAAGGCCACGACCATTTTCTGCATGAAGGATGTCACTGTTCAGCAGGAAAACTAGCGCAGATAGTATATTTCAACGGCTGCTAGTAATGTGTCAATATTTTCTGGCACCAAATTAAGTTTGCTAGACGTCAAGAATAGTCAAGAATAAAGTCTAGCCATATTAACCTGAAGGGAAGTGTTTTCGTTCAATAGGCGGACTGCATCCAATACACTCTTATGTTCCTTTGTCACCTTTGTCAAAAGTTGAGCACTTGATTTATGAGCAGTTTCACTCCATTCAGTTTCACTCCATTCATATGATCTGACATCTAATGCATCAGATTCTATAGCAAAGTGATTCTCAAATATCCCAAATGAAGGGTGCCCTGAGATGGGCAATGCAAGCGCTAGCTCAGGCCCATCAGAGTCCACGGCAGAAAAATTATCAAACACCCTGCAGGGATCAAATAGTTAAATAGTTAGTTTGCTTAGGTATAACAATCATGTCACACAGAATGAATTTAAGGTTACATGCTCTAGATAATATTGATGACAACTTCTTCACTAAACAGGATAAGAAGGATAAGAAGCTCTATAACTAGAGGCAATAACAAAGCAATTCGCCCCACTTAGcgggaaaaaaataaattggACACCCAATCCAAACGCTTGACGTGGTATTGCACATCTTGATGGCAACGCAGCGCGTAACAATTTGAAGGATACACGAAACAAACACAGAGTTGGCACGCTAACTTATGCATGACTAAATTTGCAAATTCGTGCAAAATAAATTGCAACTCACGGGAGTGATTTGGGGCACGCTAACTTATGCATGACTAAATTTGCAAATTCGTGCAAAATAAATTGCAACTCACGGGAAATTTCGCCATGTAGTTCTGTAAAAACTACCATGCTCTATTTAGTTgccaaaaaatttcctacactacccgtcacatcgaatcttcaaaTACATgcgcagttgaaaaaaataacagttcaattgtaaatgacgagatgaatattttaaaattaattagtttatgattagacattaattgccaaataacaacgaaagtgctgcAGTACtcaaatccaaaaaatttcacgaacTAAGCATAGCCTAAAGTATGCAGTGACACCTGACAATTTCCGATCTTAAACCAATCTAATCTGATAATCCAAAGGCCCTAGCTAGCTAGAATCTTACTGTTTGAtgctggccacggcggcgtggaCCTCGTCTTCGGTGGGCGGGGCCCCGAAAACAACCCCCTGCTCCTCCGTCGGCTCCCCGCGGGAGCCGGGGGCAGCCCTCgccccggcggcgacgacctcctcccagtcctcctcgccgtcgctgcGCAGCGAGCGAGAGTCCCAGGACGAGGCGGAGCCGCGGATCGAGTACGGGGGAGGCGGCGACATGGCGCGCAGCGGGAGGCCCCCGCCGCGCGAGAGCGAGCGGCaggcgacggcggaggagggctggaggggaaggccggcgcggcggcgctgctggaggcgaggcgGACGACGTTCTCGCCCGCTCTCCTTCTCCCCCTCCTCGTGTGCACTACGTAAACCACCATCC from Panicum virgatum strain AP13 chromosome 7N, P.virgatum_v5, whole genome shotgun sequence includes the following:
- the LOC120683501 gene encoding uncharacterized protein LOC120683501 produces the protein MGENQGIEQVLGKLVELLTTKKDEAPSSSKEIVPHMDAVQKLELPPIDIKLEGIKNYLAWSRRALLFLKAKKLESYINGEMAEPKDKSSNEWKNWDATNSLVAVWLLSSMSPTIAASVDTITSASGMWEAVSKMYSGSGNVMLMAETEDRIYHLKQGELPLMAYVAELKRLWADLDHYEPIELPHPECVAWVKKYVEKRRVLQFLRGLSSEFEGRRAAMFHQSSLPSLEEAIAAMAQEESRLKVMKGNAPSLPQPAFVVAESHETRICYNCGERGHLSRICPQPQRSHRGRGRGSDRGTSRGGGYRGGRRGYRANFAMPEETASDLVTIPVAELEELKKLRENKSNSKYDDQRAVSTSFGNVANLVHSDSGKEDWKETWDWSSK